One Setaria viridis chromosome 5, Setaria_viridis_v4.0, whole genome shotgun sequence genomic region harbors:
- the LOC117855367 gene encoding F-box/LRR-repeat protein At4g14103 isoform X1 → MCCLSPSPSASATSSRRGQIVASEWPPGSSSGSNPPSDGPPPSPDPPPQAVGTDDEEFGGRPAKRARPESGCGDGVCTADRPAGDGRDRISDLPDAVLLSVLSFLPLRDAGRTAVLSSRWRGLFNQSLLDFNACQPFPPEEGRGCDWFIRAVTGILAARPRTPIRSFRFVMYGRGFDGRLGVVDRWFRALARHRLRELDVDMFYAAPMPTLPGSLLKLASLETLKLFYCRFPNAGSAPAPRLPALKILDLSNVNVSQESLQAILSHCTSLECVKLKNITGVDKISLRSKSLARLYGDFGDLKELVVEDAPNLKELVGIGLPSGKAKVKIVFAPTLLVLGYLGISVRPLVLHDTVFDGGIVQLRTLMHSVKTLAILVPFSEKGYTVFVAQLLKCFPRLEALHIEPNKRSISRRVNVEEWDTANSIQCIEHSINRVVFECFGGEDCQWGFLTFLLGMARALKLVELYCWTGKDWASDQIEVLNPKNRASPDAEIQFFRLCKPISDLYLCHCCTQRCQKENRVALI, encoded by the exons ATGTGTTGCCTGAGCCCTTCACCTTCCGCCTCCGCGACCTCGTCGCGGCGGGGTCAGATCGTCGCCTCGGAGTGGCCGCCGGGTTCGTCGAGCGGCTCGAACCCGCCCTCCGATggcccgccgccttcgccagatCCGCCGCCCCAGGCCGTCGGCACCGACGACGAGGAATTCGGCGGCAGGCCGGCCAAACGCGCTCGCCCGGAGTCCGGCTGCGGGGATGGGGTTTGCACCGCGGATCGGCCGGCCGGGGACGGCAGGGATCGGATCAGCGATCTCCCGGACGCCGTTCTTCTGtccgtcctctccttcctccccctccgcgATGCCGGGCGGACGGCGGTTCTCTCGTCGCGGTGGCGCGGCCTGTTCAACCAATCCCTCCTCGACTTCAACGCGTGCCAGCCGTTCCCGCCGGAGGAAGGCCGCGGCTGCGACTGGTTCATCCGCGCGGTCACGGGCATCCTCGCCGCTCGGCCGCGCACCCCCATCCGGAGCTTCCGCTTCGTCATGTACGGGAGGGGCTTCGACGGCCGCCTGGGCGTCGTCGACCGCTGGTTCCGCGCCCTCGCCCGTCACCGCCTGCGAGAATTGGACGTCGACATGTTCTACGCGGCCCCCATGCCGACGCTCCCGGGGTCCCTTCTCAAGCTCGCCTCCCTCGAAACCCTCAAATTGTTTTACTGCAGATTTCCCAATGCCggatcggcgccggcgccgcgcctccCCGCCCTCAAGATACTGGACCTATCCAATGTGAACGTGTCCCAGGAATCCCTGCAGGCTATCCTGTCCCACTGCACTTCCCTGGAGTGCGTGAAGCTCAAGAACATCACGGGAGTGGACAAGATTTCCCTTCGGTCCAAGAGCTTGGCGCGCCTGTACGGTGACTTCGGCGACTTGAAAGAGCTCGTCGTTGAGGACGCACCAAACCTCAAAGAATTGGTGGGGATCGGTTTGCCGAGCGGCAAGGCGAAGGTGAAGATCGTCTTCGCGCCCACGCTGCTGGTGCTGGGATACCTGGGGATCAGCGTCCGCCCACTCGTGCTGCATGATACCGTGTTTGAT GGAGGGATCGTGCAGCTCAGGACACTGATGCACAGTGTCAAGACTCTGGCCATCCTAGTGCCCTTCTCCGAGAAGGGATACACCGTCTTCGTTGCTCAATTGCTCAAATGTTTCCCCCGTCTTGAGGCACTCCACATCGAG CCTAATAAACGTTCCATTTCCCGGCGGGTTAATGTTGAAGAATGGGACACTGCAAATTCTATTCAGTGTATTGAGCATTCCATCAACAGAGTGGTCTTTGAGTGTTTTGGAGGGGAAGACTGCCAGTGGGGGTTTCTGACCTTTCTGCTTGGGATGGCAAGAGCTCTGAAGCTTGTAGAGCTCTACTGTTGGACTGGCAAGGATTGGGCCAGTGACCAGATAGAGGTACTGAACCCTAAAAATAGAGCCTCCCCGGATGCCGAGATCCAGTTTTTCAGACTTTGTAAGCCGATCAGTGATCTTTATTTGTGCCACTGCTGCACTCAGCGATGCCAGAAGGAAAACAGAGTTGCTCTGATATAA
- the LOC117855367 gene encoding F-box/LRR-repeat protein At4g14103 isoform X2 — MCCLSPSPSASATSSRRGQIVASEWPPGSSSGSNPPSDGPPPSPDPPPQAVGTDDEEFGGRPAKRARPESGCGDGVCTADRPAGDGRDRISDLPDAVLLSVLSFLPLRDAGRTAVLSSRWRGLFNQSLLDFNACQPFPPEEGRGCDWFIRAVTGILAARPRTPIRSFRFVMYGRGFDGRLGVVDRWFRALARHRLRELDVDMFYAAPMPTLPGSLLKLASLETLKLFYCRFPNAGSAPAPRLPALKILDLSNVNVSQESLQAILSHCTSLECVKLKNITGVDKISLRSKSLARLYGDFGDLKELVVEDAPNLKELVGIGLPSGKAKVKIVFAPTLLVLGYLGISVRPLVLHDTVFDGGIVQLRTLMHSVKTLAILVPFSEKGYTVFVAQLLKCFPRLEALHIEPNKRSISRRVNVEEWDTANSIQCIEHSINRVVFECFGGEDCQWGFLTFLLGMARALKLVELYCWTGKDWASDQIERCQKENRVALI, encoded by the exons ATGTGTTGCCTGAGCCCTTCACCTTCCGCCTCCGCGACCTCGTCGCGGCGGGGTCAGATCGTCGCCTCGGAGTGGCCGCCGGGTTCGTCGAGCGGCTCGAACCCGCCCTCCGATggcccgccgccttcgccagatCCGCCGCCCCAGGCCGTCGGCACCGACGACGAGGAATTCGGCGGCAGGCCGGCCAAACGCGCTCGCCCGGAGTCCGGCTGCGGGGATGGGGTTTGCACCGCGGATCGGCCGGCCGGGGACGGCAGGGATCGGATCAGCGATCTCCCGGACGCCGTTCTTCTGtccgtcctctccttcctccccctccgcgATGCCGGGCGGACGGCGGTTCTCTCGTCGCGGTGGCGCGGCCTGTTCAACCAATCCCTCCTCGACTTCAACGCGTGCCAGCCGTTCCCGCCGGAGGAAGGCCGCGGCTGCGACTGGTTCATCCGCGCGGTCACGGGCATCCTCGCCGCTCGGCCGCGCACCCCCATCCGGAGCTTCCGCTTCGTCATGTACGGGAGGGGCTTCGACGGCCGCCTGGGCGTCGTCGACCGCTGGTTCCGCGCCCTCGCCCGTCACCGCCTGCGAGAATTGGACGTCGACATGTTCTACGCGGCCCCCATGCCGACGCTCCCGGGGTCCCTTCTCAAGCTCGCCTCCCTCGAAACCCTCAAATTGTTTTACTGCAGATTTCCCAATGCCggatcggcgccggcgccgcgcctccCCGCCCTCAAGATACTGGACCTATCCAATGTGAACGTGTCCCAGGAATCCCTGCAGGCTATCCTGTCCCACTGCACTTCCCTGGAGTGCGTGAAGCTCAAGAACATCACGGGAGTGGACAAGATTTCCCTTCGGTCCAAGAGCTTGGCGCGCCTGTACGGTGACTTCGGCGACTTGAAAGAGCTCGTCGTTGAGGACGCACCAAACCTCAAAGAATTGGTGGGGATCGGTTTGCCGAGCGGCAAGGCGAAGGTGAAGATCGTCTTCGCGCCCACGCTGCTGGTGCTGGGATACCTGGGGATCAGCGTCCGCCCACTCGTGCTGCATGATACCGTGTTTGAT GGAGGGATCGTGCAGCTCAGGACACTGATGCACAGTGTCAAGACTCTGGCCATCCTAGTGCCCTTCTCCGAGAAGGGATACACCGTCTTCGTTGCTCAATTGCTCAAATGTTTCCCCCGTCTTGAGGCACTCCACATCGAG CCTAATAAACGTTCCATTTCCCGGCGGGTTAATGTTGAAGAATGGGACACTGCAAATTCTATTCAGTGTATTGAGCATTCCATCAACAGAGTGGTCTTTGAGTGTTTTGGAGGGGAAGACTGCCAGTGGGGGTTTCTGACCTTTCTGCTTGGGATGGCAAGAGCTCTGAAGCTTGTAGAGCTCTACTGTTGGACTGGCAAGGATTGGGCCAGTGACCAGATAGAG CGATGCCAGAAGGAAAACAGAGTTGCTCTGATATAA
- the LOC117856892 gene encoding probable alpha,alpha-trehalose-phosphate synthase [UDP-forming] 7 yields the protein MFSRSYTNLLDLANGNLSALDYGGGGGGGGGGGGRPPRARRMQRTMTTPGTLVELDEERAGSVASDVQSSLAGDRLIVVANTLPVRGERRPDGRGWTFSWDEDSLLFHLRDGLPDDMEVLYVGSLRADVPPAEQDDVAQALLERFRCVPAFLPKDICDRFYHGFCKQMLWPLFHYMLPFSPDHGGRFDRSQWEAYVLTNKLFSQRVIEVLNPEDDYVWIHDYHLLALPSFLRRRFNRLRIGFFLHSPFPSSELYRSLPVRDEILKSLLNCDLIGFHTFDYARHFLSCCSRMLGIEYQSKRGYIGLDYFGRTVGIKIMPVGINTVQLQSLLQQPDLERQVAELRNQFDRKTVLLGVDDMDIFKGIDLKILAFEQMLKTHPKWQGRAVLVQIANPKGGSRKDLEELQAEIEVSCKRINEQFGRPGYSPVVLVNRTLSSVERMAYYTIAECVVVTAVRDGMNLTPYEYIVCRQGAPGLDGSGDDRPRGKSMLVVSEFIGCSPSLSGAIRVNPWNIESTAEAMNESIALSDNEKQLRHEKHYRYVSSHDVAYWSKSFIHDFERSCRDHFRRRCWGVGLGFGFRVVALDRNFKKLTVDSIVADYKKSKSRVILLDYDGTLIPQTTMNKTPNETVVSMMNTLCADKKNVVFIVSGRGRDSLEKWFYPCPELGIAAEHGYFMRWTRDEQWQIQNPTSEFGWMHMAEPVMKLYTEATDGSYIETKESALVWHHQDADPGFGSSQAKEMLDHLESVLANEPVSVKSGQHIVEVKPQAVSKGFVAEKILSTLMEKGRQADFVLCIGDDRSDEDMFEQISDIMRRSMVDPQTSLYACTVGQKPSKAIYYLDDANDVLNMLEALADASEEAGSGSPEATEEEGPLTLEQA from the exons ATGTTCTCACGATCCTACACCAACCTGCTCGATCTCGCCAATGGCAACCTCTCCGCCCTcgactacggcggcggcggcggcggagggggagggggcgggggccgCCCGCCCCGGGCGAGGCGGATGCAGCGGACGATGACGACGCCCGGGACGCTGGTGGAActcgacgaggagcgcgcgGGCAGCGTCGCCTCCGACGTGCAGTCCTCGCTCGCCGGTGACCGCCTCATCGTCGTCGCCAACACGCTCCCCGTGCGCGGGGAGCGCCGCCCCGACGGCCGCGGGTGGACCTTCAGCTGGGACGAGGACTCGCTCCTCTTCCACCTCCGCGACGGCCTCCCCGACGACATGGAGGTCCTCTACGTCGGCTCCCTCCGCGCCGACGTGCCGCCCGCCGAGCAGGACGACGTCGCGCAGGCGCTCCTCGAGCGATTCCGCTGCGTCCCGGCCTTCCTCCCCAAGGACATCTGCGACCGGTTCTACCACGGGTTCTGTAAGCAGATGCTCTGGCCGCTCTTCCACTACATGCTCCCCTTCTCCCCGGACCACGGCGGCCGCTTCGACCGCTCCCAGTGGGAGGCCTACGTCCTCACCAACAAGCTCTTCTCCCAGCGCGTCATCGAGGTCCTCAACCCCGAGGACGACTACGTCTGGATCCACGACTACCACCTCCTGGCCCTCCCGTCATTCCTGCGCCGCAGATTCAACCGCCTCCGCATCGGATTCTTCCTCCACAGCCCGTTCCCTTCGTCGGAGCTCTACCGTTCCCTCCCCGTCCGCGATGAGATCCTGAAATCGCTCCTCAACTGCGATCTGATTGGCTTCCACACCTTCGATTACGCCCGGCATTTCCTCTCCTGCTGCAGCCGCATGCTCGGGATCGAGTACCAATCCAAGAGGGGATACATTGGGCTCGATTACTTTGGACGCACCGTGGGGATAAAGATCATGCCTGTTGGGATAAACACTGTGCAGCTGCAGTCACTGCTCCAGCAACCTGATCTCGAGCGGCAGGTCGCGGAGCTCCGGAACCAATTCGATAGGAAGACTGTCTTGCTTGGTGTGGATGATATGGATATATTCAAGGGGATTGATCTGAAGATTCTTGCATTTGAACAGATGCTGAAGACGCACCCGAAATGGCAGGGCCGAGCAGTGTTGGTGCAGATTGCAAACCCAAAAGGCGGCAGCAGGAAAGATCTGGAAGAACTGCAGGCCGAGATTGAAGTGAGTTGCAAGAGGATCAATGAACAATTTGGACGGCCTGGATATAGTCCTGTCGTGCTTGTCAATAGGACACTGTCGAGTGTCGAGAGGATGGCTTATTACACCATCGCAGAGTGTGTCGTTGTCACTGCAGTCAGGGATGGGATGAACCTTACACCTTATGAATACATCGTGTGTAGGCAGGGAGCTCCAGGTTTGGATGGTTCTGGGGATGATAGACCGAGGGGCAAGAGTATGCTTGTCGTCTCAGAATTCATTGGTTGCTCACCATCATTGAGTGGAGCAATTCGGGTAAACCCCTGGAACATTGAGTCAACAGCAGAGGCAATGAATGAGTCCATTGCTTTATCAGATAATGAGAAGCAACTGCGACATGAGAAGCATTATCGGTATGTCAGCTCACACGATGTTGCCTATTGGTCTAAGAGCTTTATTCATGATTTCGAGAGAAGCTGTAGGGACCATTTTAGGAGAAGATGCTGGGGTGTTGGACTAGGATTTGGATTTAGAGTGGTTGCTCTTGACCGGAATTTCAAAAAGCTTACAGTGGATTCTATTGTTGCGGATTACAAGAAGTCAAAGAGCAGGGTCATACTACTGGACTATGACGGAACTCTAATACCACAAACTACAATGAACAAGACTCCAAATGAAACTGTTGTTAGCATGATGAATACCCTGTGTGCTGATAAGAAGAATGTTGTTTTTATTGTAAGTGGAAGAGGAAGGGATAGCCTTGAAAAATGGTTTTACCCTTGCCCAGAGCTTGGCATTGCTGCTGAACATGGCTACTTTATGAG GTGGACCAGAGACGAACAATGGCAAATACAAAATCCGACCTCAGAATTTGGATGGATGCATATGGCTGAGCCAGTAATGAAACTGTACACAGAGGCAACTGATGGTTCATATATTGAAACCAAAGAGAGTGCTTTGGTTTGGCATCACCAAGACGCTGACCCTGGTTTTGGATCTTCACAAGCGAAAGAAATGCTAGATCATTTGGAAAGTGTCCTTGCCAATGAGCCAGTCTCTGTAAAGAGCGGTCAACATATTGTAGAAGTTAAACCTCAG GCAGTCAGCAAAGGATTTGTTGCAGAGAAGATCCTTTCAACTCTCATGGAGAAGGGAAGGCAAGCAGATTTTGTTCTCTGCATTGGTGACGATAGGTCAGATGAGGATATGTTTGAACAGATTTCTGATATCATGAGGAGGAGCATGGTTGATCCCCAAACCTCGTTGTATGCCTGCACAGTCGGCCAAAAACCAAGCAAGGCTATTTACTATTTGGATGATGCTAATGATGTTCTGAACATGCTTGAGGCACTTGCTGATGCATCCGAGGAGGCTGGTTCTGGTTCACCGGAAGCAACTGAGGAAGAGGGACCGTTGACACTGGAGCAAGCATGA